A single region of the Bacteroidales bacterium genome encodes:
- a CDS encoding 3-hydroxyacyl-CoA dehydrogenase family protein, whose protein sequence is MDYTGKLENVSVLGAAGKMGSGIVLLTAMEMADLSIKPENKSRVFVLNAVDISQKALTGLVKYLNSQVLKAAEKKISQLRKAYESREDLIENGDIINQYVQDVMCIVRPVTTIESTYESDVVFEAASENPELKVKLFSKINENNKKQPWFLTNTSSIPINEIDQKAKLGGRIIGFHFYNPPAVQKLVEVIKANTTVPDLAEFALSYAKNLRKVVVPSNDFAGFVGNGHFMRDAIYGMNEVQRLTKEMSFVEAVYTINKVTQDYLIRPMGIFQLIDYVGVDVCQYIMQVMNPHVKDEDIHSPLLDKYMEAGVRGGQNSDGSQKDGFLKYEKGKPVAIYDIDKKQYVAIESFSSKCNEKLGSMPASFVSWKAVIGNPKKEEVFKKYFGELKTMNTFGAELAKAYLKRSKEIGLKLVSDKVAAKNEDVNTVLLTGFFHAYGPINDFI, encoded by the coding sequence ATGGACTATACAGGAAAATTGGAAAATGTATCGGTGCTTGGCGCCGCAGGTAAAATGGGCAGCGGGATTGTTCTGCTGACTGCCATGGAAATGGCTGATTTAAGCATTAAACCCGAAAATAAATCAAGAGTATTTGTTTTGAATGCTGTTGATATATCGCAAAAAGCTTTAACCGGCTTAGTGAAATATTTGAATTCACAAGTTCTGAAAGCTGCTGAAAAGAAAATCTCTCAGCTTAGAAAAGCTTATGAAAGCCGCGAAGACCTTATAGAAAACGGTGACATCATAAACCAATATGTTCAGGATGTAATGTGTATTGTGAGACCTGTTACAACAATCGAATCAACTTACGAATCGGATGTTGTTTTTGAAGCAGCAAGCGAAAATCCTGAATTAAAAGTTAAATTATTCTCAAAAATAAATGAGAATAATAAAAAACAACCTTGGTTTCTTACAAACACTTCTTCTATTCCAATAAATGAAATTGACCAGAAAGCAAAGCTTGGGGGCAGAATAATAGGATTTCATTTCTACAATCCACCGGCAGTTCAAAAGCTTGTTGAGGTTATTAAAGCAAATACAACTGTTCCCGACTTGGCGGAATTCGCTTTGAGCTACGCAAAGAATCTGAGAAAAGTTGTTGTGCCATCAAATGATTTCGCCGGATTCGTTGGCAATGGTCATTTTATGCGCGATGCTATTTATGGAATGAATGAAGTGCAGCGGTTGACAAAGGAAATGTCGTTTGTTGAAGCTGTTTATACAATAAATAAAGTAACACAGGATTATCTTATCCGCCCGATGGGTATTTTTCAGTTGATAGATTATGTTGGTGTTGATGTTTGCCAATATATTATGCAAGTTATGAATCCTCATGTTAAAGATGAGGACATACACAGTCCTTTGCTTGATAAATACATGGAAGCAGGTGTAAGAGGCGGACAAAATTCCGATGGTTCACAGAAAGACGGATTTTTGAAATATGAAAAAGGTAAGCCCGTTGCAATTTATGATATTGATAAAAAACAATATGTTGCAATAGAATCTTTTTCTTCTAAATGCAATGAAAAGCTTGGCAGCATGCCGGCTTCTTTTGTTTCGTGGAAAGCAGTTATCGGCAATCCTAAAAAAGAAGAAGTGTTTAAAAAATATTTTGGTGAGCTAAAAACAATGAACACTTTCGGAGCAGAACTTGCAAAAGCTTATTTAAAACGTTCAAAAGAAATCGGTTTGAAATTAGTTTCAGATAAAGTTGCTGCAAAAAATGAAGATGTGAATACTGTTCTGTTAACTGGATTTTTCCATGCTTACGGACCAATAAATGATTTTATTTAA
- a CDS encoding acyl-CoA dehydrogenase family protein, which produces MNFEYTEEQLMIQKAARDFAQRELLQDVIERDEKSEYPAKHVKKLAELGFLGMLVDTKYDGGGMDTISYVLAMEEISKVDSSVAVIMSVNNSLVCYGLEEFGSDEQKEKYLKPLARGEKIGAFLLSEPEAGSDATSQRTLAEDKGDYYLLNGTKNWITNANSASVYLVIAQTHPEKKHKGINALIVDKNSPGISLGPHENKMGMRSSDTHSVMFTDVKVPKKNRIGEDGFGFSFAMKTLDGGRIGIASQALGIASGAMERAIQYSKERKAFGTEICNHQAVAFKLADMAVKVENARNLCLKAAWLKDQHQPYGIMSAMAKQYAADIAMEVTTEAVQIHGGYGYVKEYHVERLMREAKLTQIYEGTSEVQKIVISRNLLK; this is translated from the coding sequence ATGAACTTTGAATATACAGAAGAACAATTAATGATTCAAAAAGCTGCAAGAGATTTTGCACAGCGTGAATTATTGCAGGATGTTATTGAAAGAGACGAAAAATCAGAATACCCGGCAAAACATGTAAAAAAACTTGCAGAACTTGGTTTCCTTGGAATGCTTGTTGACACAAAGTACGATGGTGGTGGAATGGACACAATATCGTATGTGCTGGCTATGGAAGAAATTTCCAAAGTTGATTCATCAGTAGCAGTGATAATGTCGGTGAACAACTCACTTGTTTGCTACGGGCTTGAAGAATTTGGCTCAGATGAGCAAAAGGAAAAATATTTAAAACCACTTGCACGCGGCGAAAAAATCGGAGCATTTCTTTTATCGGAACCCGAAGCCGGTTCAGATGCCACTTCACAAAGAACACTTGCTGAAGATAAAGGTGATTATTATCTTTTAAATGGAACAAAAAACTGGATAACTAATGCAAACAGCGCATCTGTTTATCTTGTTATTGCACAAACTCATCCTGAAAAGAAACACAAAGGAATAAATGCATTGATAGTTGACAAAAATTCTCCGGGTATAAGTTTAGGACCTCATGAAAATAAAATGGGAATGAGAAGTTCCGACACACATTCAGTAATGTTCACTGATGTTAAAGTTCCTAAAAAGAACAGAATCGGAGAAGATGGTTTCGGATTTTCTTTTGCAATGAAAACTCTTGACGGAGGAAGAATAGGTATTGCTTCGCAGGCATTGGGTATTGCTTCCGGTGCAATGGAAAGAGCAATACAGTATTCAAAAGAAAGAAAGGCATTCGGTACGGAAATCTGCAATCATCAGGCAGTTGCTTTTAAACTTGCCGATATGGCAGTGAAAGTCGAAAATGCAAGAAATCTTTGTTTAAAAGCTGCATGGCTTAAAGACCAACACCAACCTTACGGCATTATGAGTGCAATGGCAAAACAATATGCTGCTGACATTGCTATGGAAGTTACTACAGAAGCTGTCCAGATTCATGGCGGATACGGATATGTGAAAGAATATCATGTGGAAAGATTAATGCGTGAAGCTAAATTAACTCAAATATACGAAGGAACGTCCGAAGTTCAGAAAATCGTAATTTCGAGAAATTTATTAAAATAG
- a CDS encoding bifunctional enoyl-CoA hydratase/phosphate acetyltransferase encodes MLNKISEIHALAKKSKKKTIALAAAHDEHALMAVVKAREAGIIDAILVGDEVKIKQIAAENKLDISGIEIINEPDITEACNTAVKLISDKKAEILMKGDVPTSVMLKSVLNKDYGLRKGELLSHFAIIEIETYHKLFAFSDAGVNISPDINTKKSIIENSVDCMRKLGIDKPRVAIISAVELINPFMQSTIDGAVLSKMAQRNQIKDCIIDGPLALDNAINPESAKHKKIISDVAGNADILILPNIDAANILYKSIAFLTNAKCAAIIAGASVPIVLTSRSDSDETKLNSIALAAAMK; translated from the coding sequence ATGTTAAATAAAATTTCCGAAATACATGCACTGGCGAAAAAGTCGAAAAAGAAAACGATAGCACTTGCTGCGGCACATGATGAGCATGCTTTAATGGCAGTGGTTAAAGCAAGAGAAGCAGGTATTATTGATGCCATTCTTGTCGGCGATGAAGTCAAGATAAAGCAAATTGCTGCTGAGAACAAACTTGATATTTCAGGTATAGAAATAATTAATGAACCTGATATAACCGAAGCATGCAATACTGCCGTAAAACTTATCAGTGATAAAAAAGCCGAAATTCTTATGAAAGGCGATGTGCCAACTTCAGTCATGCTAAAATCCGTATTGAATAAAGATTATGGTTTAAGAAAAGGGGAATTATTATCACATTTTGCAATTATTGAAATTGAAACCTATCACAAGTTATTTGCATTCTCCGATGCGGGAGTTAATATTAGTCCCGATATTAATACAAAAAAATCAATAATAGAAAATTCTGTTGATTGCATGAGAAAACTTGGCATAGACAAACCGAGAGTGGCAATAATTTCAGCAGTTGAGTTAATCAATCCATTTATGCAATCTACAATTGATGGGGCAGTACTCTCAAAAATGGCACAACGAAATCAAATAAAAGATTGTATAATTGATGGACCTTTGGCATTGGACAATGCCATTAATCCTGAAAGTGCAAAGCATAAAAAAATAATAAGTGATGTTGCCGGTAATGCTGACATTTTAATTCTGCCTAATATTGATGCAGCGAATATTCTTTATAAGTCAATTGCTTTTCTTACAAATGCAAAATGTGCAGCAATTATAGCCGGTGCATCAGTCCCGATTGTTTTAACATCACGTTCCGATTCGGATGAAACAAAATTAAACAGCATAGCACTTGCTGCTGCAATGAAATAA
- a CDS encoding methylmalonyl-CoA mutase family protein, protein MEIPLNYTEMQEKYVLKNHVRVVTAASLFDGHDASINVMRRIIQGTGAEVIHLGHNKSVKEIVDCAIQEDVQSIAITSYQGGHLEFFKYMYDMLKEQGFGHIKIFGGGGGVILPDEADELHKYGITRIYSPDDGRQMGLQGMINDLLEKSDFPTGTNSDVDIKKIENKEIKSIAQLISAAENNPDKAKTVLNEIEKIASSKKIPVIGITGTGGAGKSSLVDEIVRRYLLDFSDKTIAIVSVDPSKRKTGGALLGDRIRMNSINNPRVYMRSLATRQSNLAMSKYVKDAVNILKVANYDLIILETSGIGQSDTEIVDHSDLSMYVMTPDYGAATQLEKIDMLDFADIIALNKFDKRGGLDALRDVKKQFARNHQLFEIDIETLPVYGTVASQFNDYGVNGLYVGLLNKIKEKTGICFKSSFEMSNEMPEKILIIPSSRTRYLSEISETIREYNKWSNEQADVAQKLFGIKQSIEAIEKLNTPNKKENENTKKQLENVYKEIEKELNVKNKEILENWEKKVELYKNEFYVYKVRGKEIKIKTSSESLSHLSIPKISLPKYKSWGDILKWNLQENVPGEFPYTAGTFPFKREEEDPTRMFAGEGGPERTNKRFHYVSQGMPAKRLSTAFDSVTLYGEDPHVRPDIYGKIGNSGVSICCLDDMKKLYSGFNLSNPKTSVSMTINGPAPIMVGYFMNTAIDQQCETYIKENGLENEVKKKIEEFYKSKGTKPPHYQGELPEGNDGLGLMLLGVTGDMVLPKEVYDKIKECTLSAVRGTVQADILKEDQAQNTCIYSTDFSLKLMGDVQDYFIKNNVRNFYSVSISGYHIAEAGANPISQLAFTLSNGFTYVEYYLSRGMEIDKFAPNLSFFFSNGIDAEFSVIGRVARKIWSKAMKLKYKGNSRSQQLKYHIQTSGRSLHSQEIDFNDIRTTLQALYAIYDNCNSLHTNAYDEAITTPTEESVRRAMAIQMIINHELGLAKNQNALQGSFIIEELTDLVEEAVMLEFDRITERGGVLGAMETMYQRGKIQEESLYYETLKHSGELPIMGVNTFLSSKGSPTLIPGEVIRATETEKQYQINMLALLHEIHKDKSPQMLGKLQKDAVSNKNVFESLMEVSKYCSLGQITNALFTVGGQYRRNM, encoded by the coding sequence TTGGAAATACCATTAAATTATACTGAAATGCAGGAAAAATATGTTTTAAAAAATCATGTGCGTGTTGTAACGGCAGCATCGTTGTTTGATGGACACGATGCATCAATAAATGTTATGAGAAGAATTATTCAAGGCACAGGTGCGGAAGTTATTCATTTAGGTCATAATAAATCCGTTAAAGAGATTGTGGATTGTGCCATACAGGAAGATGTGCAAAGCATTGCAATTACTTCATACCAAGGTGGACATCTCGAGTTTTTTAAATACATGTATGATATGCTGAAAGAACAAGGTTTTGGACATATCAAAATTTTTGGCGGCGGCGGCGGCGTTATTTTACCCGATGAAGCTGATGAATTACATAAATATGGTATTACAAGAATATATTCACCCGATGATGGCAGACAGATGGGTTTGCAGGGAATGATTAACGATTTACTTGAAAAATCTGATTTTCCCACAGGAACAAATTCCGATGTTGACATAAAAAAAATTGAAAATAAAGAAATAAAATCCATAGCACAACTAATATCTGCTGCTGAAAATAATCCCGATAAAGCAAAAACGGTTTTAAATGAAATAGAAAAAATTGCAAGCAGTAAAAAAATTCCTGTGATAGGAATAACGGGAACAGGCGGAGCAGGAAAATCTTCATTGGTGGATGAAATTGTAAGAAGATATTTACTCGATTTTTCTGATAAAACAATTGCAATAGTTTCTGTTGACCCATCGAAACGCAAGACAGGCGGAGCATTACTCGGAGACAGAATAAGAATGAACTCAATAAACAACCCTCGGGTTTACATGCGTTCGCTTGCTACCCGCCAGTCAAACCTTGCAATGTCAAAATATGTGAAAGATGCAGTGAACATTTTAAAAGTTGCCAATTACGATTTAATCATTCTTGAAACATCAGGAATCGGACAATCGGACACCGAAATTGTTGACCATAGCGATTTGTCAATGTATGTTATGACTCCTGATTATGGAGCTGCCACGCAATTGGAAAAAATTGACATGCTCGATTTTGCCGATATTATTGCACTCAACAAATTTGATAAACGCGGAGGATTGGATGCTTTGCGCGATGTAAAAAAACAATTTGCACGCAATCATCAGCTTTTTGAAATAGACATAGAAACTCTACCAGTGTACGGAACCGTTGCATCACAATTCAACGATTATGGAGTTAACGGGCTTTACGTAGGTTTACTCAATAAAATAAAAGAAAAGACAGGAATTTGTTTTAAAAGTTCTTTTGAAATGTCGAATGAAATGCCGGAAAAGATACTTATAATTCCTTCGAGCAGGACAAGATATCTCTCGGAAATATCAGAAACAATAAGGGAATACAACAAATGGAGCAATGAACAGGCAGACGTTGCTCAAAAACTATTCGGAATAAAACAATCAATTGAAGCAATTGAAAAATTAAACACTCCGAATAAAAAAGAAAATGAGAATACAAAAAAGCAACTTGAAAATGTTTATAAGGAAATCGAGAAAGAATTAAATGTAAAGAATAAGGAAATACTTGAAAACTGGGAAAAGAAAGTTGAATTATACAAAAACGAATTTTACGTTTATAAAGTAAGAGGTAAGGAAATAAAAATAAAAACATCTTCAGAATCACTGTCGCACTTGTCTATTCCGAAAATTTCATTACCAAAATATAAAAGCTGGGGCGATATTTTAAAGTGGAATTTGCAGGAAAATGTTCCCGGTGAATTTCCATACACTGCGGGCACATTTCCGTTTAAACGCGAAGAAGAAGACCCTACGCGAATGTTTGCAGGCGAGGGCGGACCTGAAAGAACGAACAAGCGGTTTCATTATGTGTCGCAAGGAATGCCCGCAAAAAGATTGTCCACAGCATTTGACTCGGTTACATTATACGGAGAAGACCCTCATGTTCGCCCCGATATTTATGGAAAAATAGGCAACTCAGGAGTTTCTATCTGTTGCCTTGACGATATGAAAAAATTATATTCGGGATTTAATTTATCAAATCCTAAAACATCTGTTTCAATGACAATAAACGGTCCGGCTCCGATTATGGTTGGATATTTCATGAACACCGCAATTGACCAACAATGTGAAACATACATAAAAGAAAATGGATTAGAAAATGAAGTAAAAAAGAAAATCGAAGAATTTTATAAAAGTAAAGGAACAAAGCCACCACATTATCAGGGCGAATTGCCCGAAGGTAATGATGGTCTCGGACTCATGCTTCTTGGTGTTACAGGCGACATGGTTCTTCCGAAAGAAGTTTATGATAAAATAAAAGAATGTACTCTTTCTGCGGTACGAGGAACTGTTCAGGCAGATATTCTTAAAGAAGACCAGGCACAAAACACCTGCATTTATTCAACTGATTTTTCATTAAAACTAATGGGTGATGTGCAAGATTATTTTATAAAAAATAATGTAAGAAATTTTTATTCCGTTTCCATTTCCGGCTATCATATTGCCGAAGCGGGCGCTAATCCTATTTCTCAGTTGGCATTCACTCTTTCAAATGGTTTTACTTATGTGGAATATTATTTATCCAGAGGAATGGAAATTGACAAATTTGCACCAAATTTATCATTCTTTTTCTCAAATGGTATTGATGCTGAGTTTTCCGTAATTGGTCGTGTTGCACGAAAAATATGGTCGAAAGCCATGAAGCTTAAATATAAAGGAAACTCACGTTCGCAGCAATTGAAATATCATATTCAAACATCAGGAAGGTCGCTACATTCACAGGAAATTGATTTTAATGACATACGTACAACACTACAAGCATTGTATGCAATTTATGATAACTGCAATTCGCTTCATACAAATGCTTATGACGAAGCAATAACCACTCCAACGGAAGAATCAGTTCGCAGGGCGATGGCAATACAGATGATAATAAATCATGAATTAGGACTTGCAAAAAACCAGAATGCACTACAAGGTTCTTTTATAATTGAAGAATTAACAGATTTGGTTGAAGAAGCCGTAATGCTCGAATTCGACAGGATTACCGAACGCGGTGGTGTTTTGGGTGCAATGGAAACAATGTACCAGCGTGGCAAAATACAGGAAGAATCACTGTATTATGAAACATTGAAACATAGCGGAGAGTTGCCAATAATGGGTGTAAACACATTTTTATCATCGAAAGGTTCACCGACTCTAATTCCGGGAGAAGTAATACGAGCTACCGAAACAGAAAAACAATACCAAATAAATATGCTCGCACTGCTTCATGAAATTCACAAAGACAAATCGCCTCAAATGCTTGGTAAATTACAAAAAGATGCAGTGAGCAATAAAAATGTTTTTGAAAGTTTAATGGAAGTTTCAAAATATTGTTCATTGGGACAAATTACAAATGCATTGTTTACTGTTGGCGGACAATATAGAAGGAATATGTGA
- a CDS encoding M64 family metallopeptidase, with amino-acid sequence MRISLISLLLFFSLFSYASFDEYFENKALRIDYYHTGNSVSDSYSIDEMLEEPYWGGSKVNLIDTFNYGKYKFVVIDEATQNIIYSHGYSTLFSEWQTTDEAKKTIKSFSETVLCPYPKKNIKVEFYSIDNNGKFIKKFEYFVNPQNYFISKEKKAVYPVFNLLKSGDPDKKIDIVILPEGYKKSEIKKFKNDCERFTKALFNASPFKEMKDKFNVNAVEVTSEESGTDIPGENIWKNTAINSSFYTFGTERYLMTAANKRVRDVASNVPYDQIYILVNTDKYGGGAIYNLYAISVTTNDLFDYIVVHEFGHAFAGLADEYYTSEVSYRDFYPKNIEPWEPNLTTLVDFGKKWKNMLDKDVPIPTPPDEKYCNKLGVFEGGGYEAKGVYRPACDCIMKSLKKEFCGVCKNAIIKMIEFYTK; translated from the coding sequence ATGCGTATTTCACTTATATCGCTTTTATTGTTTTTTAGTTTATTTTCTTATGCTTCATTTGATGAATACTTTGAAAACAAAGCTCTGCGTATAGATTATTATCATACCGGCAATTCCGTTTCCGACTCTTATTCTATTGATGAAATGCTCGAAGAACCTTATTGGGGAGGGAGTAAAGTGAATTTAATTGACACATTCAATTATGGTAAATATAAATTTGTTGTTATTGATGAGGCAACACAAAATATTATTTATTCTCATGGATATTCAACTTTGTTTTCGGAATGGCAAACCACCGATGAAGCGAAAAAGACAATAAAAAGTTTTTCCGAAACAGTGTTATGTCCTTATCCTAAAAAAAATATTAAAGTAGAGTTTTATTCAATTGATAATAATGGAAAATTCATAAAGAAATTTGAATATTTTGTTAACCCTCAAAATTATTTTATCTCAAAAGAAAAGAAAGCTGTTTACCCTGTTTTTAATTTATTGAAATCGGGTGACCCTGACAAAAAGATTGATATAGTTATACTTCCTGAGGGATACAAAAAAAGTGAAATAAAAAAGTTTAAAAATGATTGTGAACGGTTTACCAAAGCATTGTTCAATGCATCTCCTTTTAAAGAAATGAAGGATAAATTCAATGTAAATGCAGTTGAAGTAACATCTGAAGAATCGGGCACTGACATACCGGGAGAAAATATATGGAAAAATACAGCGATTAATTCCAGCTTTTACACTTTCGGAACAGAAAGATATTTAATGACTGCAGCCAACAAGAGAGTTAGAGATGTTGCATCGAATGTTCCTTACGACCAGATTTACATTTTGGTAAATACCGATAAATATGGGGGCGGTGCAATATATAACTTGTATGCCATAAGTGTTACCACTAATGACCTTTTTGATTATATTGTTGTTCACGAATTTGGTCATGCTTTTGCTGGTTTGGCTGATGAATATTATACTTCCGAAGTATCATACAGGGATTTTTATCCGAAAAACATTGAGCCATGGGAACCCAACCTTACAACATTGGTTGATTTTGGTAAGAAGTGGAAAAATATGCTCGATAAGGATGTGCCCATTCCCACGCCACCCGATGAAAAATATTGCAATAAATTAGGTGTCTTTGAAGGCGGCGGCTACGAGGCGAAGGGAGTTTATCGTCCTGCTTGCGATTGTATTATGAAATCACTAAAAAAAGAATTTTGTGGAGTATGTAAAAACGCAATAATAAAAATGATAGAATTTTATACTAAATAA
- the buk gene encoding butyrate kinase — MERKNSPLILVVNPGSTSTKIAVYYNNKSIFQNNITHSAEEIGRFKKISDQYEFRKNIILEELKNAGININNIVIIIGRGGLVKPIKSGVYEVNEKMIKDIKNEALGQHASNLGGLIAQDIAKSLPKAKAYIADPVVVDELEDIARVAGHPAFERISIFHALNQKIIAKTYAKSRVQKYEDLNLIVAHIGGGVTIGSHKKGRVIDVNQGLDGEGPFSPERSGTLPVGALVKLCFSGKYSQDEIKKMITGKGGLTAYLGTNNALEVEERIRKGDKKAKFIYEAMAYQIAKEIGSASAVLFGKVDAILITGGVAYDEIFVNWIKERVEFIAPVFVYPGEDEMKALAINALGVLKGEIEVFKYE, encoded by the coding sequence ATGGAGAGAAAAAATAGTCCGTTGATTTTAGTTGTAAATCCCGGCTCGACATCAACAAAAATTGCAGTTTATTATAACAACAAAAGTATTTTTCAGAATAACATTACACATTCGGCGGAAGAAATAGGAAGGTTTAAAAAAATCAGCGACCAATACGAGTTTCGCAAAAATATAATATTAGAGGAATTAAAAAATGCCGGAATAAATATTAATAATATTGTTATTATTATTGGCAGAGGCGGACTTGTAAAGCCAATCAAATCGGGAGTGTATGAGGTAAATGAAAAAATGATTAAGGATATTAAGAATGAAGCTCTTGGTCAGCACGCAAGTAACCTTGGAGGGTTGATTGCACAGGATATTGCAAAATCATTACCTAAAGCAAAAGCTTATATCGCCGACCCTGTCGTGGTTGATGAATTGGAAGATATAGCACGAGTTGCAGGACATCCTGCATTTGAAAGAATTTCTATTTTTCATGCTTTGAATCAAAAAATCATAGCAAAAACCTATGCCAAATCAAGGGTTCAGAAATATGAAGATTTAAACTTAATAGTAGCTCATATCGGAGGAGGTGTTACTATTGGCTCGCATAAAAAAGGTAGAGTAATAGATGTTAATCAGGGATTAGATGGTGAAGGTCCATTTTCACCTGAAAGAAGCGGAACCCTGCCTGTCGGAGCATTAGTGAAACTTTGTTTTAGCGGTAAATATTCTCAAGATGAAATAAAAAAAATGATAACCGGCAAAGGTGGATTAACTGCATATCTCGGAACAAACAATGCTTTGGAAGTTGAGGAGAGAATTAGGAAAGGTGATAAAAAAGCTAAATTTATTTATGAAGCAATGGCTTATCAAATAGCAAAAGAAATAGGTTCAGCAAGTGCTGTTTTGTTCGGAAAAGTTGATGCTATATTGATTACAGGAGGAGTAGCTTATGATGAGATTTTCGTGAACTGGATAAAAGAAAGAGTTGAATTTATTGCGCCTGTTTTTGTTTATCCCGGAGAAGATGAAATGAAAGCACTTGCAATTAATGCTCTTGGTGTATTAAAAGGAGAAATTGAAGTTTTTAAATATGAATAA
- a CDS encoding enoyl-CoA hydratase-related protein yields MDYKILKINIIDAIATVTISRPEAMNALNSIFFTEMNNFLDSISERKDIRVLIITGEGKSFVAGADIAEMANMNQSQATAFSKTGQNTLRRLENLSVPVIAAVNGFALGGGCELAMACDFRIASTKAKFGQPEVNLGLIPGYAGTQRFSRIAGIANALYLICSGEMLTAEEALRIGLVQKVVEPEQLIEQVMDIAKKIASKGSIAVKKSKEAIRKGISMDFESASDLEAKEFGALFGNGESGEGMKAFLEKRPPKW; encoded by the coding sequence ATGGATTATAAAATTTTAAAAATCAACATAATCGATGCGATTGCAACGGTTACTATTAGTCGTCCTGAAGCAATGAATGCACTTAACTCGATTTTTTTTACCGAAATGAATAATTTTCTTGATTCCATTTCGGAAAGAAAAGATATTAGAGTGTTAATCATTACAGGAGAGGGTAAATCTTTTGTTGCAGGTGCTGATATTGCCGAAATGGCAAATATGAACCAATCGCAGGCGACAGCATTTTCAAAAACAGGACAAAATACATTAAGAAGGCTCGAAAATCTTTCGGTGCCGGTTATAGCTGCTGTTAACGGCTTTGCTCTTGGCGGTGGCTGCGAACTTGCTATGGCATGTGATTTTCGTATTGCAAGCACTAAAGCAAAATTCGGACAACCGGAAGTAAATCTCGGTTTAATACCGGGTTATGCAGGAACGCAAAGGTTTTCAAGAATTGCTGGTATTGCAAATGCCTTATATTTAATTTGCTCGGGCGAAATGCTTACAGCAGAAGAGGCACTCAGAATAGGACTCGTTCAAAAGGTTGTTGAACCAGAACAATTAATTGAACAAGTTATGGATATTGCAAAGAAAATTGCTTCGAAAGGTTCTATTGCAGTGAAAAAATCAAAAGAAGCTATCCGTAAAGGCATTTCTATGGATTTTGAATCTGCATCCGATTTGGAAGCAAAAGAATTCGGAGCTTTATTTGGTAATGGTGAGTCGGGAGAAGGAATGAAAGCATTCCTTGAAAAACGTCCACCAAAATGGTAA
- a CDS encoding tetratricopeptide repeat protein — MINKLYLFFLLFIFTPIFVCAQSEKELFDKAMEKYNKTEYKNAIDLFTQAIAKNNNFKEAIFNRGISYQKIKEYNNAINDYMKFLSIDSTNFMTCFNLGVCFDMIGKSKESVRAYTNAIQINPKDKYVYFNRAFMYDKLNLYDKAIADFNKAKELDPLNTQIYFSMGVIYDRMNQINKAIECYTKAIGINKKFTNVLFNRAFDYNQLGEDERAIDDYSSVINIDPVFANAYFNRAYTFSNLRKYKEAIDDYSKSIGLNYKLTDSYFNRGLAKANLGNFIDACADIKQSAAIGDEEAKKYLKQNCK; from the coding sequence ATGATAAATAAACTGTATTTATTTTTTCTGCTTTTTATCTTCACCCCTATTTTTGTTTGTGCTCAATCTGAAAAAGAACTTTTCGATAAGGCAATGGAAAAATACAATAAAACAGAATACAAAAATGCCATTGACTTATTCACGCAGGCAATTGCAAAAAATAATAATTTCAAAGAAGCAATTTTCAACAGGGGAATATCTTACCAAAAAATTAAAGAATATAACAATGCTATAAATGATTATATGAAATTTCTCAGCATTGACTCAACAAATTTTATGACATGCTTTAATCTTGGCGTTTGCTTCGATATGATTGGCAAGAGCAAAGAATCAGTTAGAGCATATACAAATGCTATTCAAATAAACCCAAAAGATAAATATGTATATTTCAACAGAGCATTTATGTATGACAAACTTAATTTATATGATAAAGCAATTGCCGATTTTAATAAAGCAAAAGAACTTGACCCGCTGAATACACAGATTTATTTCAGCATGGGAGTGATTTATGACAGAATGAATCAGATAAATAAAGCAATAGAATGTTATACAAAAGCAATAGGCATTAATAAGAAATTTACAAATGTACTTTTCAACAGGGCATTTGATTACAACCAGCTCGGAGAAGATGAACGTGCAATTGATGATTATTCTTCAGTGATAAACATTGACCCTGTTTTTGCAAACGCTTATTTCAACAGAGCATATACTTTCAGCAACCTAAGAAAATATAAAGAAGCAATTGATGATTATTCAAAATCAATAGGACTTAATTACAAACTCACCGATTCATACTTCAACAGAGGGTTGGCAAAAGCTAACCTCGGAAATTTTATTGACGCATGCGCCGACATTAAACAATCTGCTGCTATAGGCGATGAAGAAGCAAAAAAATATTTGAAGCAGAATTGCAAATAA